From the genome of Carassius carassius chromosome 49, fCarCar2.1, whole genome shotgun sequence:
TTATAGataaacattaactaagattagcATTTTGAACTTTATAAAGAAGTGTTACCCAGCAACGTCAAACATTTCGGTTTCCCATACCAAAACATCAACAGAAATAacactgaattaaaattaaaatctttaTACACTTTTATAAACACTGCAATTAGGTTGTTCATATAATGTTATCATTATATCTGCACAATCTGAcagataaaatcaaaataaaatgcagGTGCATTTCAGTTTAGCTGCATACGTTTATGGAAATTGATTTGGTTTGTTTGTTGAATCGAAGCAGAAATGTGTACGTGATTTTGGGCTGATATGGAGTTATGGGTCCCTCCGGAGACACTGAAATCACATCGGCAAAAACCCTGAAGTGCTTAGAATTTATCGTCTGGAATGGCAACAAAAGCAAAAAGGCATGTATTggtaagtatatttaaaaaagatcACTAAAAATATGAATTAGTTCAACtccatttcattaaaaacaaaaacggaATACTGTATGCAAAGTATAggttatgaaagaaaaaaaatctacaataGCAAAACATTCGATACAGAATTAATTCGAAAAAGGCTGTGAATGGAATATGGAGATTGGAATGGGTCGATTAAATTCAGGGTGGCTGGCAAAAAGTAAACAATCTCTGAGGAACCGCAAAGAAGAATTTGTAAATATCGCATTGAGGTTTCTGGAATCAGTATTTTTACTTTTCATATTCATCCCTTTTTAAAAGCAACTTAAGAACTTGTTGATCATAAACTGGTATGTTTAGGAATGTGAAATATCACGTTTACATTGCCATCTATTTTGGGAGCACACAGCTTCTTTAAATCCATACACACACTCTTAACACAAATGAGATGATGAGAAGACATAGTTAGGTTTAGTCGTCCTCCTCTTTAGCTTGAGAGAGTGCTTTCTCTGAGCTTGCCGAGCCCTCGAAGCGCTGGGAGGCGATGGCAGCTTGATGGGACATGCTCTTTCTCACAATGTCTCCTTTTCTCCATAACGTAATCTCCTAGAAATCCATAAAAGTGTCAATTCATACATAAAATAGATCATGTTCTAGGCATATAAAGGTTAAAATATCCCTCCTGCTATGCAAAcaaaaaagaatgaatcattaaaATCAAAGTGGTCAAAAATGGAAGTAgttattaatgaaaattaaaatgcttttgttttcacATATActttgctatttttttatttattaatttagtaaaaAAGTAAAGACCAACCTGTTGTTTGAAGTAACGTCTCTCTTCTTCATCAATGAGTACAAGATTCAGGTAATAACGAACAgagaattttttattaatgtcccTCATCGTGGGCGTCATCTCGTACCCAGCCAGAAAAAGACGAATGGGGATGGATTCACCTAAAGCCAGTACAGATCAAGTTAAAAATCAGTACACTTCATTTCATCATTGAAAACAGAGTGAGTCAGTTTCACATTAATCCATCAGAAACGTAATCCTTATAAACGGATGTGTTAAGAATAGTTTCATACCTCGTACAGGCGCTCCATCCATTATCTCATATTTTGCAATGGTGTCATTTTCATGGTACACATTGGGCCCTGTCCCTGTTGTCTCCCGTTTAATAATATCAATCTCCATGTGTTTGATCTTAATTCGCACCAACAGGAAATAGATCTTCCCTACAATCACATCTTTCAGGTGATACCTGCCATTtaggtgaaagaaaaaaaatgcaagcaGGATATcagtggatgaaaaaaaaaatacattttattaactgGTTTTAGTTAAAACCATAAACTCCCATCCTCTGGCTGTCTTGGCTTACTTGGACTTGTTGTACTCAAACTCAATGTGCAGACAGTCCTCAATTCCCACCTCCATCTTGATGGAGGAGTTGAGTTCTGGATATGTGCTGAGTGTGTGCACTACAATTTCCAACTCTTTGCAGATGTCATTGAGTCTCCTGCTGATGGTCGCCCGCAGGAAATAGCTGTAGGACAAATAAGAGTTTAAAATAAAACCATCTAAACCAACTTCTTAGAGGGTTAACTATCAACTAAGTGCACAATATATTGTTGGGAGCTCATAAAAACAATCTTTCCAGAGCTACACAACGGGAACATACCGTAGTTTTACATTCTGGCCTGTGTAGGACTCGTACGGTTTCTCCACGTGTGTGAACTCAAAATCAAAGGTCTGAGATTGAGCCATTTCCCCAGGCCGAGCTAAATCCTTAACCAGAGAGACAAACTCATGATGGTTACCTCTGTCGAAGTACAGCTCTAAGAGGAAAAAGCCACAGGAGAGAAAAAAATGTTAGTAGATGCACAACGTTTGACATGGTTTCTTAAtaaaattttcatattttgtttgtgTATTCTTTTTCCAAGTGAGAACAATTTGTTAAGGCTTTGTGTTTGTTAGGTTTGCCAGGTATGAAACAGCACAGCGTTATGGAGTAAACTATGCCTTTAATATACACTAAATAAGGCTGTATAAATATATTGATAAAATTAAATAGGCATCAGGTGAAAAAAGAAATTTTCTTTCCATATAAGTTACTGCTCATTTCTTTGAAATGCAATAATGGTATATACAACTTTAAATACATAGAACAAGGGAACACAAGCATCTTTTAGGGAACCTGTtcattactgaaaataaaaacaggatTCATAGCTTATGACGAGCATCTAGGGGTGTGGTTCCTATTAAACCGCGTTTTTTACTAGAGATGGGAGTCGACTCATTTCGGagattctgttcttttgaacaattCGTTTCAAAGAACGGGATAAAAGAACTTAATATGGTTATTTTATATGGTGCACATagtactatttattatttattttcctccATTTAATCTGTTCCACTTCAGTTTGTTGCAGGCTTGCAGCCATGATCATGCTAACATCGGATATTTGTTtacaacataaatataattaGCATTTAccttaaaaacaataacattttatttacctTTCTTAACTTAAAAATTCCAGGTACTTTTTGGTTAATAAACCATCTCCAGTACAGGTTTTACAATTTGTaacatttctgctttttaaaaatcAACTTTTTTGCCTCACTCATCAATTCTAGACTAGTGAGGGAAAAATGTCCGACCAGGGCGGTTCTCGGATCAACAGGTCGGTGAGTTGTTGGCTGAATTAGGAAAATCATACTTGTGGATTGCTCTTGCCTTTTTTGTCATATTAAGATACGCTCCGAGTGATTTCTGAACGATTCATTGCTAATCGTGAAGGAATCATTAGACAGGCTTTGTGAATCGGATCGCTCGGCTCACTGAAAACATCCAACTCGAAAggacgattcgttcacgaatcaaAAATGTGTCATATGTCACGAGACTAACGTAAGGTGTTTGTAATTTGACACCTCAATATATTAACATGTTATTACTTAAGTCTGGACCCCCTTAattatttacaaaacaaatttACCCGCGACAACTCCAAA
Proteins encoded in this window:
- the LOC132132529 gene encoding vacuolar protein sorting-associated protein 26B-like encodes the protein MTFFSFGQTAEIDIVLNDAETRKKVEHKTEDGKKDKYFLFYDGETVSGKVNVTLKNPGKRLEHQGIKIEFIGQIELYFDRGNHHEFVSLVKDLARPGEMAQSQTFDFEFTHVEKPYESYTGQNVKLRYFLRATISRRLNDICKELEIVVHTLSTYPELNSSIKMEVGIEDCLHIEFEYNKSKYHLKDVIVGKIYFLLVRIKIKHMEIDIIKRETTGTGPNVYHENDTIAKYEIMDGAPVRGESIPIRLFLAGYEMTPTMRDINKKFSVRYYLNLVLIDEEERRYFKQQEITLWRKGDIVRKSMSHQAAIASQRFEGSASSEKALSQAKEEDD